The bacterium genome contains the following window.
ACTTCGAAGGGCGCAGCGGCACGAAGGACGCCAAGGTCTTCCTCGTCAGCCCGGAGACCGCGGCGGCGACGGCGCTGCGCGGCGTCCTGACCGACCCGCGCGACCTCGGCGCGGCGCCGAAGATCGACGCGCCGAAGTCGTTCTTCGTCAACGACAACATGTTCATCAAGCCGCGTCCGCAGGCCGAGGCGGAGAAGGTCGCGATCGTGCGCGGGCCGAACATCGCCCCGCTGCCCGAGTTCCCGCCGCTCCCCGACGCCCTCTCCGGCCCGGCGCTGCTCAAGGTCGGCGACAACATCACGACCGACCACATCATGCCCGCCGGCGCGCGGATCCTGCCGCTGCGGAGCAACGTCCCCGCGATCTCGAAGTTCGTCTTCGAGGCGGTGGACTCGAGCTTCCCCGAGCGGGCGCAGGCGGCCGGCGGCGGCTTCATCGTCGGCGGCGAGAACTACGGCCAGGGGAGCAGCCGCGAGCACGCGGCGCTGGCGCCGAAGTACCTCGGCGTGAAGGCGGTCATCGTCAAGTCGTTCGCGCGGATCCACCTCGCCAACCTGATCAACTTCGGCATCGTCCCGCTGACCTTCGTCGATCCGGCCGACTACGACAAGATCGACGCCGGCGACGCGCTCGAGGCGGTGATCGGCGACCTGCGCGGGGCGGTGAAGCTGGTCAACAAGACCAAGGGCGCCTCGTACGCCCTGACGCACACCCTCTCGCCGCTCGACGCGGAGATCCTCAAGGCCGGCGGCAAGCTGCCTTGGATCAAGACCCAACTGGCGGCCCGGGCCTGACGGCCGGACGCGATCGGAGACAGATCATGGCCAAGATCCAGATGAAGACCCCGTTGGTGGAGATGGACGGCGACGAGATGACCCGCGTGCTGTGGCGCTGGGTCAAGGACAAGCTGATCGCGCCGTACGTGGACCTGAAGACCGAGTACTTCGACCTGGGCCTCGCGCACCGCGACCAGACCGACGACAAGGTCACGATGGACGCCGCCGAGGCGACGAAGAAGCTGGGCGTGGCGGTGAAGTGCGCCACGATCACGCCGAACGCCGACCGGGTGGTCGAGTACAAGCTGAAGAAGCAGTGGAAGAGCCCCAACGGCACGATCCGCGCCGCGCTCGACGGGACCGTCTTCCGCAAGCCGATCATGGTCCGCAACGTCAAGCCGGCCGTGGCGAGCTGGAAGAAGCCGATCATCGTCGGCCGCCACGCCTACGGCGACGTCTACAAGAACGCCGAGATCGCGGTCCCCGGGCCGGGCAAGGGCGAGCTGGTCTTCACCGGCGCCGACGGCAAGGAGACGCGGGTCCTGATCCAGGAGTTCAAGGGCCCCGGCGTCCTCCAGGGGATCCACAACACCGAGAAGTCGATCCGCAGCTTCGCCCGCTCCTGCTTCAACTACGCCCTCGACGAGAAGGTGGACGTCTGGTTCGCCACCAAGGACACGATCTCCAAGACGTACGACCAGACCTTCAAGCTCCTCTTCCAGGACGTGTTCGAGAAGGAGTACAAGGACCGCTTCGCCGCCGCCGGCGTGACCTTCTTCTACACGCTGATCGACGACGTCGTGGCCCGGATGATGAAGACCGAGGGCGGCGTGCTCTGGGCCTGCAAGAACTACGACGGCGACGTGATGTCCGACATGGTCGCCTCGGCGTTCGGCTCGCTGGCGATGATGACCTCGGTGCTCGTCTCCCCCGACGGCTGCTTCGAGTACGAGGCGGCCCACGGCACGGTGCAGAAGCACTACTACAAGCACCTCAAGGGCGAGAAGACCTCCACCAACTCGATGGCCCTGATCTTCGCCTGGAGCGGCGCGCTGCGGAAGCGCGGCGAGCTGGACAAGCAGCCCGAGCTGATGAAGTTCGCCGACCTGCTGGAGAAGGCCTCGCTGGCGACGATCGAGGACGGCGTGATGACGCGCGACCTCGCGGCGCTGGCCAACCCCGCCCCGAGCAAGGTCCTGACGGCGGAAGAGTTCCTCGACGCGGTCGCCGCCCGCTTGGCGACCCTCGTCTGACGACGTTCCACCGGTGGCCGCGGCGCTTGTAACCCCCCTTCCGAACGCCGCGGCCGCCATTTTCCTCAAGGACAGCGAACATGGAGCCGAAACGGAGGGCCCAAGCGGGCTCGTTCGAGTCGAGCGACATCCTCGTCCTCGTCGAGCCGGTCGCGGCCGGCGCCGGACGGACGATCGAGCTCGACTCGATCGTCATGCCGCAGTACGGCGACGAGATCATCGCCGCCATCAACCGCGTCCTCGACCGCTTCGAGATGAAGGACGCGAAGATCGTCGCCCGGGACAAGGGCGCCCTCGACTGCACGATCGACGCGCGCGTGGAAACCGCGCTGCGCCGCGCGTTGGGGATCGAGGAGGGCACGGCCTATGAAGCCGAATAAGGCGCGTCGCCGCACGATGCTCTACATCCCCGGCAACAACCCGGGGATGCTCCAGAACGGCCCGATCTTCGGCGCCGACAGCGTGCTGCTCGACCTCGAGGACTCGGTCGCCGCGACGCAGAAGGACGCGGCCCGGCTGCTCGTCGCCTCGGTGATGAAGTCGATCGACTTCGGCGCCACCGAGGTCACGGTGCGGGTCAACCACCTCGACACGCCGTTCGGCATGGCCGACATCGAGGCGATCGTCCCGCTGCAGCCGTCGGCGATCCGCTTCCCGAAGATCGACCGGCCGGAGGACGTCCACCGCGTCGTCGAGGCCGTGGAGCGGATCGAGGACAAGCACGGCCTCCCGCACGACAAGATGAAGATCCACCCGCTGATCGAGACCGCGCTGGGCGTCGAGAACGCCTTCGCCATCGGCGGGGCGAGCCCGCGCATCGACGCCTTCTCCATCGGCGGCCAGGACCTGACGGCCGACCTGCAGGTGGCGAAGACGCGCGACGGCGAGGCGATCGACTACGCCCGGCGGCGCCTCGTGATGGCCGCCAAGGCGCTGAAGATCGACGTCATCGACACCGTGTGGGCCGACGTGGACGACGAGGAAGGGCTGCGCGCCGAGACCGAGCACATCAAGAAGCTCGGCTTCTGCGGCAAGGCGGTGATCAACCCCCGCCAGATCCCGACGGTCCACGAGGTTTTCACTCCCACGGCGGACGAGGTCCGCAAGGCGGAGCGGATCTTCCGCGAGTACCTGCGCCAGAAGGCGTTGGGCGTGGGCGTTTTCGCCATCGACGGCAAGATGATCGACGCCCCGGTCGTGGCGCGCGCGCGGCGCACGCTCGAACTGGCCTGCGTCGACGTCGAAGCCTTGGCGTGAGGTGCGAGCGATGAAGAACGCCATCGGCGTCGAGATTCCCGCGGAGATCCCGGGTCTCGGCAAGCTGGAGCCGTTCCAGGGGGCCTGGACGAAGCTGGCCAAGGGCTGGATGGACGAGGCGGTCAGCGCGACGCCGCTCAAGGCCAAGCGGGCGCACCTCGACAAGCTGCGCAACTCGCTCGAGGAAGCGATCGAGCGCTGCGAGCCGCACGACGGGATGACCGTCTCCTTCCACCACCACCTGCGCGGCGGGGACGGCGTCTGCGTGCGGACGATCGAGATCCTGCACAAGATGGGGATCAAGGGGATCACGCTCGCCTCGTCGTCGCTCACCTCCGCGCACGACGCGCTCGTCCCGTACCTGCAGGACGGCACGATCACCCGCGTCTGGTCGTCGGGGATCCGCGACCGGCTCGGCGAGGCCGTCACGCGCGGCGCGCTCGACGTGCCGGTGATGATCCACTCCCACGGCGGCCGCGTGCGCGCCGTGGTCACCGGCAAGATCAAGATCGACCTCGCGGTCATCGCCGCCTCCGCGGCCGACTGCGAGGGGAACGCCACGGGCGCGGTCGGCCCGTCGGCCTTCGGCTCGCTCGGCTACGCGATGGTGGACGCCGAGTACGCCCGGAACGTGGTCGTCGTCACCGACAACCTCGTGCCGTATCCCTGCACGCCGATCTCGATCCAGCAGATCCACGTGGACCACGTGGTGAAGGTGGACTCGATCGGCGACCCGAAGAAGATCGCCACCGGCACGACCCGGATCACCAAGTCCCCGCTGGACCTGCTGATCGCCGAGGTCGCCTCCCGCGTGATCGAGCACTCGGGCTACATGGTCCCCGGCTTCTCCTTCCAGGTCGGCGCCGGCGGCGCCTCGCTCGCCGTGGCGAAGTTCCTGCGCCGCACGATGCGCGAGCGCGGCGTCAAGGGCGGCTTCGCCCTCGGCGGCGTGACCTCCTACGTCGTGGAGATGCTCGAGGAAGGGCTGTTCGACGCGGTCTTCGACGTCCAGTCGTTCGACGCCCTCGTCTCCGGGTCGCTGGCCAAGGACCCGCGGCACATCGAGATCTCCGGTTCGATGTACGCCAACCCGTTCAACTGCGGCTCGATGACGAACAAGCTCGACGTCGTCGTCCTCGGCGCCCTCGAGGTGGACGAGGACTTCCACGTCAACGTCATCACCGGCTCGGACGGGATGATCCGCGGCGCCTCCGGCGGCCACTGCGACACGGCGGCCGGCGCGCGCCTCACCGTCGTCGTCTGCCCGGCCTTCCGCGGGCGGATGCCGATCATCAAGAAGGTCACGCAGAACGTCGTCACGCCGGGCGAGTCGGTGGACGTCGTCGTGACCGAGCGCGGCGTCGCCGTGAACCCGGCCCACGAGGGGCTGGCGGAACGGCTCTCCGCGGCCGGCCTGCCGGTGAAGGACATCGTCGCGCTCCGCAAGGAGATCGAGGCGATCACCGGCGCGCCGCGCCCGATCGAGCTGACCGACCGGATCGTCGGTCTCGTCGAGTACCGCGACGGGACGATCATCGACATCATCCGGCAGGTCAAGCAGCGGTAACCCCGATGGACGTCCGCCCCGCCTCGGCGCTCGACGCCGTGCTCGAGGCCCGCGAACGGCGGGCCGCCGCGCGCGCCGCTCTCGCCGCGGAGGGGCGGGCGTCCGTCTCCCTCACCCTCAACGTGCCGGGCTGGCCGAAGTCGTCGCCGGCCCTTGCCCGTTTCTTCAACCTTGCGCTGGAGCAGTTGCTCGACCACCTCGCCGCTCGGCGCCTCGGGCCGGACCTCGCGCGGTCCTTCCGGGACGCCGACGCGGCGGGGGATTTTTTCCTCGCCCCGGCCGCCTCGCGGCGCTGCGACGCCGCGGAGCTGAAGGCGGCGGGGGAGGCGTTCGAGGCCGGGCATCCGCTGGGGCGCTTCCTCGACGTGGACGTCGTGGACGCCGCGGGGCGTCCGGTCTCCTCGGGCCGCGCCAAGCCGTGCTTCGTCTGCGGCGCGCGGCCGGCCGTCGTCTGCATGCGCCTCGGCACGCACGCGCCGGGCGAGGCGCGCGCGCTGCTGGAGACGCGCGTCGCGGCCTTCCTCGACGAGGACCGCGCGCGCCGCGTCGCGCGGCGGCTGGCGGAGTTCGCGCTCCGCGCCGCGCTCTACGAAGTGTCGCTGGCGCCGAAGCCGGGGCTCGTGGACCGCTTCTCCGCCGGCGCGCACGACGACATGGACTTCTACACGTTCCTCAACTCCTCCGCCGCGCTCGCGCCGCGCCTCGAAGCGCTGGCCGCCGCCGGGTGGGCCTCCGCGGGCGATTCGCCCGCGGCGTGGCTCCCGCGGCTGCGCGAGCTCGGCTTGGAGATGGAGCGGGCGATGCGCGCCGCGACCGGCGGCGCCAACACGCACAAGGGGCTGATCTTCCTCGTCGGCCTCGCCCTCTTCGGCGCGGCGCGGACGATCCGCGCGCGCGGCGCGTGGGACGAGCGCGCCTTCCGCCGCGCGGTCGGCGCGACGGTGCGCGGCCTCGCCGAGCGGGAGCTGGGCGGCCCGGCCGACGTGGACGAACTCTCGCACGGCGAGCTGGCCGCGCGGCGCCACGGCGCGCGCCTCGCCGGCGGCGCGCGGCGCGAGGCGGAGCGGGGCTTCCCGACCGTCTTCCGCGCCGGGCTGCCGGAGCTGCGGCGACGCGCGCCCGAAGGGCTGCCGGCGCGCGGCGCGGCTGCGATCGACGGCGCGCTGCGCCCCGCGCTCCACGCGCTGATCGCCGCGGGGCGCGACACCAACGTCCTGCACCGCGGCGGGACCGCGGTCCTCTCCGGCCTGCGGCGTCGCGCCAAGGCGGCGCTGCTTGCGGACGGCG
Protein-coding sequences here:
- a CDS encoding NADP-dependent isocitrate dehydrogenase, translated to MAKIQMKTPLVEMDGDEMTRVLWRWVKDKLIAPYVDLKTEYFDLGLAHRDQTDDKVTMDAAEATKKLGVAVKCATITPNADRVVEYKLKKQWKSPNGTIRAALDGTVFRKPIMVRNVKPAVASWKKPIIVGRHAYGDVYKNAEIAVPGPGKGELVFTGADGKETRVLIQEFKGPGVLQGIHNTEKSIRSFARSCFNYALDEKVDVWFATKDTISKTYDQTFKLLFQDVFEKEYKDRFAAAGVTFFYTLIDDVVARMMKTEGGVLWACKNYDGDVMSDMVASAFGSLAMMTSVLVSPDGCFEYEAAHGTVQKHYYKHLKGEKTSTNSMALIFAWSGALRKRGELDKQPELMKFADLLEKASLATIEDGVMTRDLAALANPAPSKVLTAEEFLDAVAARLATLV
- a CDS encoding triphosphoribosyl-dephospho-CoA synthase, with the translated sequence MDVRPASALDAVLEARERRAAARAALAAEGRASVSLTLNVPGWPKSSPALARFFNLALEQLLDHLAARRLGPDLARSFRDADAAGDFFLAPAASRRCDAAELKAAGEAFEAGHPLGRFLDVDVVDAAGRPVSSGRAKPCFVCGARPAVVCMRLGTHAPGEARALLETRVAAFLDEDRARRVARRLAEFALRAALYEVSLAPKPGLVDRFSAGAHDDMDFYTFLNSSAALAPRLEALAAAGWASAGDSPAAWLPRLRELGLEMERAMRAATGGANTHKGLIFLVGLALFGAARTIRARGAWDERAFRRAVGATVRGLAERELGGPADVDELSHGELAARRHGARLAGGARREAERGFPTVFRAGLPELRRRAPEGLPARGAAAIDGALRPALHALIAAGRDTNVLHRGGTAVLSGLRRRAKAALLADGADGGAAERELERYALARRASAGGAADLLAVSLFVRWAELEWAGGPR
- the citF gene encoding citrate lyase subunit alpha, with the protein product MKNAIGVEIPAEIPGLGKLEPFQGAWTKLAKGWMDEAVSATPLKAKRAHLDKLRNSLEEAIERCEPHDGMTVSFHHHLRGGDGVCVRTIEILHKMGIKGITLASSSLTSAHDALVPYLQDGTITRVWSSGIRDRLGEAVTRGALDVPVMIHSHGGRVRAVVTGKIKIDLAVIAASAADCEGNATGAVGPSAFGSLGYAMVDAEYARNVVVVTDNLVPYPCTPISIQQIHVDHVVKVDSIGDPKKIATGTTRITKSPLDLLIAEVASRVIEHSGYMVPGFSFQVGAGGASLAVAKFLRRTMRERGVKGGFALGGVTSYVVEMLEEGLFDAVFDVQSFDALVSGSLAKDPRHIEISGSMYANPFNCGSMTNKLDVVVLGALEVDEDFHVNVITGSDGMIRGASGGHCDTAAGARLTVVVCPAFRGRMPIIKKVTQNVVTPGESVDVVVTERGVAVNPAHEGLAERLSAAGLPVKDIVALRKEIEAITGAPRPIELTDRIVGLVEYRDGTIIDIIRQVKQR
- the citD gene encoding citrate lyase acyl carrier protein — its product is MEPKRRAQAGSFESSDILVLVEPVAAGAGRTIELDSIVMPQYGDEIIAAINRVLDRFEMKDAKIVARDKGALDCTIDARVETALRRALGIEEGTAYEAE
- a CDS encoding CoA ester lyase, with translation MKPNKARRRTMLYIPGNNPGMLQNGPIFGADSVLLDLEDSVAATQKDAARLLVASVMKSIDFGATEVTVRVNHLDTPFGMADIEAIVPLQPSAIRFPKIDRPEDVHRVVEAVERIEDKHGLPHDKMKIHPLIETALGVENAFAIGGASPRIDAFSIGGQDLTADLQVAKTRDGEAIDYARRRLVMAAKALKIDVIDTVWADVDDEEGLRAETEHIKKLGFCGKAVINPRQIPTVHEVFTPTADEVRKAERIFREYLRQKALGVGVFAIDGKMIDAPVVARARRTLELACVDVEALA